Proteins from one Candidatus Zixiibacteriota bacterium genomic window:
- a CDS encoding PAS domain S-box protein, whose protein sequence is MSTLSSQRINDFTGFRHVLDIVDLPVFITSQERVVYVNAGFEDFTGHRVRDILGEKTNRFVAGGYLSDLREIDRKLSKKELIQLKTEIEIEPAEGRAQKLGLTSVAIEWDQKPSVLHLLNVDPSRLDHSGEDKFILLQRIIDAIPSPIFYKNASLVYEGCNLAFENYIGMKREDIIGKTVYDLAPRELAEKYDKMDRQLLKSLGTQNYEAQVEFADGSIHDVMFNKAIYSDSKGEIAGMIGVMLDITDRKRSEEQVRYRYKMESALSYISRLFLAEDKTDMKGILAIIDNTFNTDFTYIYRLSSESNIFRLDDSFSRSYNDLIHTLPDIIARDSIGNDSGLLQKTGAIQLDSRNPQQCNKLCEELKLAERESATLLVLPIISSEAEMIGFIGIEAISGSRKWLYDELQVLRLIVEKTSIYWDKQNTLKYLKESEEQFREAFEQAAVGIAHVDMNGMIIKVNQRFCEIIGYLRDELYNLSFKDITHPDDVGQDLENIELLLENKISKYSLEKRYVKKDGSEVWVNLTTTLLRDKHGNPSQFLGAVEDITKRKQAEDALERSVAMIRATLESTSDGIMVTGLDGRIINYNQRFINMWDLQNSSLCLDEDGCILDTLRTHMVNPEKFDRYYYQPAHVDARNKNIELELNDGRVFELNCLPLVASGKSDGIVWSFHDVTHQKEAESVLERVINQYTTMIDSVPAVLFAKDKDLRYTVVNRAFCEKANMDKDSIVGKTASDIYSREMAEHFSKLDQDVLTRNRAIINREEKQAFDGETNWISMNKVPLQDSSGETVGLVGMYQDITEQRRSRDQLMQSDKLAAIGTLAAGVAHEINNPMGYISSNLNTMDRYTGILKQFILDNCESDKDELEEIVEILDDLKSAIGESVDGATRVKDIVADLKSFSRVDKAEETSSDINEGIKSTLNIVWNELKYHCKVETDYGDLPDIKCMPNQLNQVFLNLLINAGQAIKHKNGLIKIRTYTDNDNIYISIKDNGEGISEKNLKKIFEPFYTTKEVGKGTGLGLSLVFDIIKKHNGDIAVESEIGEGTEFVISLPLEGNDET, encoded by the coding sequence ATGTCGACGCTAAGCAGTCAGCGAATCAATGATTTCACAGGATTTCGACATGTTTTGGACATAGTCGATCTTCCTGTCTTTATCACTTCTCAAGAGAGGGTGGTATATGTAAATGCCGGTTTTGAAGACTTTACCGGCCACAGGGTTAGAGATATTCTGGGAGAAAAAACGAATAGATTCGTTGCTGGCGGGTATCTCTCGGACCTGAGGGAAATCGATCGCAAGCTTTCAAAAAAGGAGCTGATCCAGTTAAAAACTGAGATTGAAATTGAACCTGCCGAAGGTCGAGCTCAAAAACTCGGACTTACCAGTGTAGCGATAGAGTGGGATCAAAAGCCCTCGGTTTTACATTTGCTCAATGTAGATCCTTCCCGCCTGGATCATTCCGGGGAGGATAAATTCATTCTGCTCCAGAGAATTATCGACGCAATCCCCAGTCCGATTTTCTATAAGAATGCTTCTCTCGTTTACGAGGGCTGTAATCTCGCCTTTGAAAACTACATCGGGATGAAGCGGGAAGACATTATCGGCAAGACGGTCTATGATCTCGCTCCGCGGGAGCTTGCCGAAAAGTATGACAAAATGGACAGGCAACTGCTAAAGAGCCTCGGGACCCAGAATTACGAAGCGCAGGTGGAGTTTGCCGACGGCAGTATCCATGACGTCATGTTCAACAAAGCGATCTATTCCGATTCCAAGGGTGAAATCGCGGGCATGATCGGGGTGATGCTGGATATAACCGATCGCAAGCGATCCGAGGAGCAGGTTCGTTACCGCTACAAGATGGAATCGGCACTGTCCTACATATCGCGCCTGTTTCTGGCTGAAGACAAAACTGATATGAAGGGGATTCTGGCAATCATTGACAATACCTTTAATACGGATTTTACTTATATCTATCGCCTGTCATCTGAATCTAACATCTTCAGGCTCGATGATAGTTTCAGCAGGAGCTATAATGATCTGATCCACACTCTACCGGATATCATCGCAAGGGACTCGATTGGGAATGATAGCGGGTTATTGCAAAAGACAGGTGCAATCCAACTCGATAGTAGAAATCCTCAACAATGTAATAAGCTCTGTGAAGAACTGAAGCTGGCTGAAAGAGAAAGTGCTACTCTGCTGGTTTTGCCGATAATCTCCTCCGAGGCCGAAATGATCGGCTTTATTGGTATTGAAGCGATTTCGGGTAGTCGCAAGTGGCTCTACGATGAACTCCAGGTACTGCGACTGATCGTGGAAAAGACCAGCATCTACTGGGATAAACAGAACACCCTTAAATATCTCAAGGAAAGCGAAGAGCAGTTTCGTGAGGCTTTCGAACAGGCCGCGGTCGGTATCGCGCATGTCGATATGAACGGAATGATAATCAAGGTCAATCAGCGTTTCTGCGAGATTATCGGCTACCTAAGGGATGAACTCTATAACCTCAGCTTCAAGGATATTACCCATCCCGATGATGTCGGTCAGGATCTCGAAAATATCGAACTCCTGCTCGAAAACAAGATCAGCAAGTATTCGCTCGAGAAACGCTATGTAAAGAAGGACGGCTCCGAAGTCTGGGTCAACCTGACCACAACTCTTTTGCGAGATAAGCATGGCAATCCATCGCAGTTTCTCGGAGCGGTCGAGGATATCACCAAGCGCAAGCAGGCCGAGGATGCCCTGGAGAGGTCGGTGGCAATGATCCGGGCGACTCTGGAGTCGACCTCCGACGGAATTATGGTGACCGGTCTGGACGGCAGGATCATCAACTACAACCAGCGTTTCATTAATATGTGGGACCTGCAGAATTCAAGTTTATGCCTGGATGAGGACGGTTGTATTCTTGATACTCTGCGCACCCATATGGTTAATCCTGAGAAATTCGACAGGTATTATTACCAACCCGCTCATGTCGATGCCCGCAACAAGAATATCGAGCTTGAGTTGAATGACGGACGGGTTTTTGAGTTGAACTGCCTGCCCCTGGTTGCGAGCGGTAAAAGCGACGGCATAGTCTGGAGTTTCCATGATGTCACCCATCAGAAGGAAGCCGAGTCGGTACTCGAAAGGGTTATCAACCAGTACACCACCATGATCGACAGCGTACCCGCTGTACTGTTCGCAAAAGATAAAGACCTGCGCTACACAGTAGTTAACCGGGCATTTTGTGAAAAAGCCAATATGGACAAAGATTCCATTGTTGGCAAAACAGCATCGGATATTTACAGCAGGGAAATGGCTGAGCATTTCTCCAAGCTTGATCAGGATGTTCTCACTCGGAACAGGGCTATAATCAACCGCGAGGAAAAACAGGCATTCGACGGGGAAACGAACTGGATATCTATGAATAAGGTTCCCCTTCAGGATTCGAGCGGTGAGACAGTAGGGTTGGTTGGTATGTACCAGGACATTACTGAACAGCGTCGCAGTCGTGACCAGCTGATGCAGTCCGATAAACTGGCCGCGATCGGTACCCTGGCGGCCGGGGTAGCCCATGAGATCAACAACCCTATGGGCTATATCTCCTCCAACCTCAACACCATGGACCGCTATACCGGGATACTCAAGCAGTTCATCCTAGATAACTGCGAGTCGGATAAAGATGAACTGGAAGAGATCGTCGAGATACTGGATGATTTGAAGAGCGCGATTGGAGAATCGGTAGACGGCGCTACCCGTGTCAAGGATATAGTTGCTGATCTCAAGAGTTTCTCCCGTGTGGACAAGGCCGAGGAAACTTCCTCCGATATCAACGAGGGAATCAAGAGCACCCTCAATATCGTCTGGAACGAACTCAAGTATCATTGCAAGGTTGAGACCGATTACGGCGACCTGCCGGATATCAAGTGTATGCCCAATCAGTTAAATCAAGTTTTTCTCAACCTCCTGATAAATGCCGGACAGGCCATCAAACACAAAAACGGATTGATCAAGATTCGCACCTATACCGATAACGACAAT